The following are encoded in a window of Anser cygnoides isolate HZ-2024a breed goose chromosome 33, Taihu_goose_T2T_genome, whole genome shotgun sequence genomic DNA:
- the PEA15 gene encoding astrocytic phosphoprotein PEA-15 → MAEYRSLLEELAQNITAEDLEQLKSACKEDIPSGEGEAIATSHHWFAFLEKHSKLDKADLSYIEHIFEISRRPDLLTMVVQYRTQVLKISEEDEVDTKLTRIPSAKKYKDIIRQPSEEEIIKLAPPPKKA, encoded by the exons ATGGCCGAGTACCGCAgcctcctggaggagctggcgCAGAACATCACGGCCGAGGACCTGGAGCAGCTCAAGTCGGCCTGCAAGGAGGACATCCCCAGCGGCGAGGGCGAGGCCATCGCCACCAGCCACCACTGGTTCGCCTTCCTCGAGAAGCACAGCAAGCTGGACAagg CCGACCTGTCGTACATCGAGCACATCTTCGAGATCTCGCGCCGCCCCGACCTGCTGACCATGGTGGTGCAGTACCGCACCCAGGTGCTCAAGATCTCGGAGGAGGACGAGGTGGACACCAAGCTCACCCGCATCCCCAGCGCCAAGAAGTACAAGG ACATCATCCGGCAGCCCTCGGAGGAGGAGATCATCAAACTGGCCCCCCCGCCCAAGAAAGCCTGA